One stretch of Enoplosus armatus isolate fEnoArm2 chromosome 1, fEnoArm2.hap1, whole genome shotgun sequence DNA includes these proteins:
- the LOC139288542 gene encoding pleckstrin homology domain-containing family O member 2-like, translated as MEDGAKEDPAQCKEPKFLGKAGWVKKAQGRLLTSYKDRYVHVERTEIVVYENEDLQNCLERLDLENYDKCHELKSPFMKKNRLVLIRSPKSGNKIHDVKFQAQTAEEKEAWIKALSDGINRAKNKVFDQVKVDETSNLEHVTRTRPKGNRNRRPPTRIHMKEVAVVSSDGILRLDLDLEDAIMPNGTHHASVDGAETPKEAIKVPTPPSNAGEAAEKQSGPSAEEGAQTEPEVSHQKKVIKPPMPPIKEAKSSSTPEDEPDVDDGPEKKVLKPPRPPSKEVKPSVSPVKESTEGAKAEKMSEKSPDARKKTGPPPTPPNKPSSSHSMSNLAEASQSRPNSHPPTPPSKEKKPSHPAVAPVQVVPGKTDENEEDNKTEATGTAVETDEADLSTSKEAVLSVSDDEPEIPSAEEQVSEPDMQHIEDNTTITQPNEGRDPTALLQTASDTSASSPQAEEALPKSEVPPVAVSLNDPVTDSLSLSPLLSHLPGEKKKKAEEKSVDSGQHSDDDSEGSGGEETLLASKAALRGSHAGLDVLDASEDDIQVSVSLRSTQAATKPQARSKVFACRRSEPTPPLKPSTKVRSASIGDLLSDSSVCIQVRQHTRAVAGSDRPPSDDVMKLEAEVALEMEKTSELLSRVSQSQEGGDGEGRPEDLLATAMEKLKKADHVLREVKKLKPAKSSSDRKSW; from the exons atggaAGAT GGTGCGAAAGAGGACCCAGCCCAGTGTAAAGAGCCAAAGTTCCTGGGTAAGGCTGGCTGGGTGAAGAAGGCCCAGGGCAGGCTGTTGACGAGCTACAAGGACCGCTATGTCCACGTCGAGAGGACAGAGATTGTGGTGTACGAAAATGAG GACCTGCAGAACTGCTTGGAGAGGCTTGACCTGGAAAACTATGACAAATGTCATGAATTGAAGAGCCCCTTCATGAAGAAGAACAGACTGGTACTGATTCGATCGCCCAAGTCTGGAAATAAG ATCCACGACGTGAAGTTCCAGGCTCAGACTGCCGAGGAGAAGGAGGCTTGGATTAAAGCACTGAGTGATGGCATCAACCGGGCGAAGAACAAAGTTTTTGATCAG GTGAAGGTCGATGAAACCAGCAATTTAGAGCATGTTACTCGAACAAGGCCCAAAGGGAACCGTAACCGGCGGCCACCGACCAGGATACACATGaaagag GTAGCCGTTGTGTCATCTGATGGTATCCTGCGTTTGGATCTTGATCTTGAGGATGCCATAATGCCTAATGGGACCCATCATGCCAGCGTTGACGGCGCTGAGACCCCCAAAGAGGCCATCAAAGTCCCAACGCCTCCGTCCAATGCCGGCGAAGCTGCAGAAAAACAGTCAGGGCCAAGTGCTGAGGAGGGGGCTCAAACTGAGCCAGAGGTCAGTCACCAGAAAAAGGTCATCAAACCTCCCATGCCCCCTATCAAAGAGGCTAAATCCAGTTCAACACCTGAAGATGAACCTGATGTGGATGATGGCCCAGAGAAAAAG GTCCTGAAGCCGCCTAGGCCTCCATCTAAAGAAGTCAAGCCCAGTGTTTCACCTGTTAAAGAATCCACAGAGGGGGCCAAGGCTGAGAAGATGTCTGAGAAGAGTCCTGATGCCAGGAAAAAGACAGGTCCACCACCAACCCCTCCCAACAAACCCAGCTCCAGCCACTCAATGAGCAACCTTGCAGAGGCCTCACAGTCCAGGCCAAACTCCCACCCTCCTACCCCTCCATCAAAAGAGAAGAAACCCTCCCATCCTGCCGTGGCGCCGGTCCAAGTGGTCCCAGGCAAAACTGATGAGAATGAGGAAGACAATAAGACGGAGGCGACAGGAACAGCCGTGGAAACAGATGAGGCAGACCTGTCGACTTCTAAAGAAGCTGTACTTAGTGTCAGCGATGATGAACCTGAGATTCCCAGTGCAGAAGAACAGGTTTCTGAG CCCGACATGCAACACATAGAAGACAACACAACTATAACGCAGCCTAATGAGGGACGGGACCCTACTGCATTGCTGCAAACAGCCTCAGATACCTCAGCCAGTTCTCCTCAAGCAGAAGAGGCACTACCCAAGAGCGAGGTCCCCCCAGTAGCTGTCTCTTTGAATGACCCGGTCACTGACAGCCTCAGCCTGAGTCCACTGCTCTCTCACTTGCCcggggagaagaaaaagaaggcagaggagaaaTCTGTCGACAGCGGTCAGCACTCAGACGATGACAGCGAAGGCTCTGGGGGTGAGGAGACACTGTTGGCTTCCAAGGCTGCGTTGAGAGGAAGCCACGCTGGTCTGGATGTGTTGGATGCCAGCGAGGACGACATTCAAGTCTCCGTTAGTTTAAGGTCGACACAAGCTGCGACCAAGCCTCAGGCGAGATCAAAGGTCTTTGCCTGTCGGCGCTCAGAGCCCACTCCTCCTCTCAAACCCTCAACCAAGGTCAGGTCAGCCTCCATTGGAGATCTGCTGTCTGACTCTTCAGTCTGTATTCAGGTGAGACAGCATACCAGAGCGGTGGCTGGAAGCGACAGGCCCCCTAGCGACGATGTCATGAAGCTTGAGGCCGAAGTGGCTCTGGAGATGGAAAAGACAAGCGAGCTCCTGAGCAGAGTGTCCCAGTCCCAGGAGGGAGGTGACGGGGAGGGCAGGCCAGAAGATCTGCTGGCCACGGCCATGGAGAAGCTGAAGAAGGCCGACCATGTCCTCAGGGAGGTCAAGAAACTGAAACCTGCGAAGAGCTCGAGCGACAGGAAGAGCTGGTGA